From a region of the Triticum aestivum cultivar Chinese Spring chromosome 7D, IWGSC CS RefSeq v2.1, whole genome shotgun sequence genome:
- the LOC123168019 gene encoding uncharacterized protein, with amino-acid sequence MATDKKGELLLTEIPDHPLTEILLRACAACSTFRRIATDGSFRRRFRRLHAPPLLGFVDREGFHPPLPPHPAAPVARALARVADFSFSFLPSHCSWTVRDVRDGRVLLARDTDHQEDEQPPVFMDLVVCDPLHRRFILLPPVRWRTQTLYFAGASASPASSPPARTRRRRLWKRRRSE; translated from the coding sequence ATGGCCACCGATAAGAAAGGGGAATTACTGCTGACGGAGATCCCAGACCACCCCCTGACGGAGATCCTCCTCCGCGCATGCGCCGCCTGCAGCACCTTCCGTCGAATCGCCACCGATGGCTCCTTCCGCCGCCGATTCCGCCGCCTCCACGCCCCGCCACTCCTTGGCTTCGTCGACCGCGAAGGGTTCCACCCGCCCCTCCCGCCTCACCCCGCGGCGCCGGTCGCCCGCGCGCTTGCCCGCGTCGCcgacttctccttctccttcctcccctcccACTGCAGCTGGACTGTCAGGGACGTCCGCGACGGCCGCGTCCTCCTCGCCCGCGACACCGACCACCAGGAGGATGAGCAACCCCCAGTATTCATGGACCTCGTGGTGTGTGACCCCTTGCACCGGCGATTCATCCTGCTTCCCCCGGTTCGGTGGAGGACCCAGACCCTGTATTTTGCGGGTGCTTCTGCGAGCCCAGCCTCATCCCCCCCAgcgaggacgaggcggcggcggctgtggaAGAGACGGCGTTCAGAGTGA